Proteins encoded within one genomic window of Entelurus aequoreus isolate RoL-2023_Sb linkage group LG26, RoL_Eaeq_v1.1, whole genome shotgun sequence:
- the LOC133643643 gene encoding SAM pointed domain-containing Ets transcription factor translates to MSNPIEGLVDVSVYGSRMGIPEDSLTILDGGRDSLTILDGSRDSAEPWELAEAKPGTMSALYMPCFDMLATEDAAWLAKVSEGPQPEQCPVIDSQEQGLSPPGPEEERSLEQVQSMVVGEVLKDIETACKLLNITPDPMEWTTANVQKWLLWTEHLYRLPHAGKTFQDLVGRDLCAMSEEDFRQRSPQCGDTLHAHLDIWKSAAWMKERCSVGDSKSPGGEELWSEADSSCSGQPIHLWQFLRELLLKPHNYGRCIRWLNKDKGIFKIEDSAHVARLWGLRKNRPAMNYDKLSRSIRQYYKKGIIRKPDVSQRLVYQFVHPV, encoded by the exons ATGTCGAATCCCATCGAAGGTTTGGTGGACGTCAGCGTTTACGGATCCCGGATGGGAATCCCAGAGGACTCCCTGACCATCCTGGATGGCGGCAGAGACTCCCTGACCATCCTGGATGGCAGCAGAGACTCGGCCGAGCCCTGGGAGCTGGCGGAGGCCAAGCCGGGCACCATGTCGGCCCTCTACATGCCCTGCTTCGACATGCTGGCCACGGAGGACGCCGCCTGGCTGGCCAAGGTGTCCGAGGGCCCCCAGCCGGAGCAGTGCCCGGTCATCGACAGCCAGGAGCAGGGACTGTCCCCGCCGGGCCCCGAGGAGGAGCGCTCCCTGGAGCAGGTGCAGAGCATGGTGGTGGGCGAGGTGCTGAAGGACATCGAGACGGCCTGTAAGCTGCTCAACATCACGCCAG ACCCCATGGAGTGGACCACGGCCAACGTGCAGAAGTGGCTGCTGTGGACCGAGCACCTGTACCGCCTGCCCCATGCAGGCAAGACCTTCCAGGACCTGGTGGGCAGAGACCTGTGCGCCATGAGCGAGGAGGACTTCCGCCAGCGCTCGCCACAGTGCGGGGACACGCTGCACGCTCACCTGGACATCTGGAAGTCAG CTGCCTGGATGAAGGAGAGATGCTCCGTAGGAGACAGCAAAAGTCCTG GCGGCGAGGAGCTTTGGTCCGAGGCCGACTCCTCCTGCTCGGGTCAGCCCATCCACCTGTGGCAGTTCCTCAGGGAGCTTCTGCTCAAACCTCACAACTACGGACGCTGCATCCGCTGGCTCAACAAGGACAAAG GTATTTTCAAGATCGAGGACTCTGCGCACGTGGCGAGGCTGTGGGGGCTGAGGAAGAACCGGCCGGCTATGAACTATGACAAGCTGAGCCGCTCCATACGGCAGTACTACAA